One Cyclopterus lumpus isolate fCycLum1 chromosome 7, fCycLum1.pri, whole genome shotgun sequence DNA window includes the following coding sequences:
- the LOC117733061 gene encoding macrophage mannose receptor 1-like → MDKLLLSVVVVSGLCAVSSAAGRHYHVVHELKTMSEAQRHCRENYKDLVTIRDLEDLETLKTLKRPVHSRAWIGLYHYLDNWRWSLPNTSYYKPGETEFRRWKSGQPNNLKNQQHCTLMQNTNALWNDIMCEKSYKSVCFDVRGPNRFVLISTAMNWTEAQSYCREHHTDLALVRNMEENQMVQSLDPSGGIVWIGLFRDPWKWSDGSDSSFRNWNPPEPRGLNGSSETCVAADFSADGRWETLDCNVKSAFICYSDVPVSKRVVKVRLEKRSSSLDLNDPVVMEDLLKQLKQRLKDQGLNDDIKLSWKKQSDGKVFHKEEKKT, encoded by the exons atgGATAAACTTCTTCTGAGCGTCGTCGTGGTGTCGG GACTGTGTGCCGTCTCATCAGCTGCTGGACGTCACTACCATGTTGTTCATGAGCTGAAGACCATGTCTGAAGCCCAGCGtcactgcagagagaactaCAAGGACCTGGTCACCATACgagacctggaggacctggagaCCCTGAAGACCCTGAAGAGACCGGTCCACTCA CGAGCCTGGATCGGACTGTACCATTACCTGGACAACTGGAGGTGGTCACTGCCAAACACAAGTTACTACAAACCCGGGGAGACGGAGTTCAGACGATGGAAGTCTGGACAACCGAACAACTTAAAAAATCAACAACACTGCACACTAATGCAAAATACAAATGCGCTATGGAACGACATCATGTGTGAGAAGTCCTACAAGTCAGTCTGCTTCGATGTCAGAG GGCCAAACAGATTTGTCCTCATTTCCACTGCGATGAATTGGACTGAGGCCCAGAGCTACTGCAGAGAACACCACACAGACCTGGCCCTGGTgaggaacatggaggagaaccaGATGGTCCAGAGTCTGGATCCCTCTGGAGGAATAGTCTGGATCGGCCTTTTCAGAGATCCATGGAAGTGGTCTGATGGAAGTGACTCCTCATTTAGGAACTGGAATCCTCCGGAGCCTCGTGGACTTAATGGCTCCTCTGAGACTTGTGTGGCAGCAGACTTCAGTGCCGATGGACGATGGGAGACCCTGGACTGTAACGTCAAGTCAGCCTTCATCTGCTACAGTg acGTTCCTGTTTCAAAGCGAGTGGTGAAAGTGAGGCTGGAGAAAAGAAGCTCCTCTCTGGATCTGAATGACCCCGTGGTGATGGAGGACCTCTTGAAGCAG CTCAAACAGAGGCTGAAGGACCAGGGGCTGAACGACGACATCAAACTGAGCTGGAAGAAGCAGTCGGATGGAAAAGTCTTCCacaaggaagagaagaagacctAG